The genome window CCGTATTCCAAGCCCGGGAGAGGAAAATGTCGATTACCTATAATCGACAGGTTTCCCTGTGGTGGGGCGACCGTGGCGCGAGTGGGCCCGGTACTCCGTGCTCCCCCGTGCCCGTTACCCAGGCGTAGCCGGTTTATCTACAACGAGGTCGCAAACAATGAAGGTGTTAGTGCCAGTCAAGCGAGTGGTGGACTACAACGTGAAGGTCCGGGTGAAGTCGGACCAGACGGGCGTGGACATCGCCAACGTGAAGATGTCGATGAATCCGTTCGACGAGATCGCCGTGGAAGAGGCGACGCGCCTGAAGGAGAAGGGCGTGGCCACCGAGGTCCTGGCCGTGTCGTGCGGCGTCGCCCAGTGCCAGGAGACGCTGCGCACGGCGATGGCGATCGGCGCCGACCGGGCCATCCTGGTCGAGACGCAGGAGGAGCTCCAGCCGCTGGCGGTGGCCAAGCTGCTGAAGGCGCTGGTCGACAAGGAGCAGCCGCAGCTGGTGATCCTGGGCAAGCAGGCGATCGACGACGATGCGAACCAGACGGGCCAGATGCTGGCCGCGCTGCTGGATTGGCCGCAGGCGACCTTCGCGAGCAAGGTCGAGGTGGCCGACGGCAAGGCGACGGTGACGCGCGAGGTGGACGGCGGCCTGGAAACGGTGGCGCTGTCGCTGCCGGCCATCGTGACCACGGACCTGCGGCTGAACGAGCCGCGCTACGTGACGCTGCCCAACATCATGAAGGCCAAGAAGAAGTCGCTGGAAACCGTCAAGCCGGAAGACCTGGGCGTGGACGTGGCGCCGCGGCTCAAGACGCTGAAGGTGGCCGAGCCGCCGGCGCGCAAGGCCGGGGTGAAGGTGGCGGACGTGGCCGAGTTGGTGGGCAAACTCAAGAATGAAGCGAAGGTGGTGTGAAGATGGCGATACTGGTCATAGCGGAACATGACAATGCGCATCTGCGCGCGGCGACGCTGAACACGATCACGGCGGCGCAGCGCCTGGGCGGCGACGTGCACGTGCTGGTCGCGGGCGCGGGGGTGGGCGCGGCGGCGCAGGCTGCCTCGCAGGTGGCGGGCGTGGCCAAGGTGCTGTCGGCCGACGGCGCTTCGCTGGCCGACGGCCTGGCCGAGAACGTGGCGGCGCAGGTGCTGGCGGTGGCCCAGGGCTACAGCCATATCCTGTTCCCGGCCACGGCGTATGGCAAGAACGTGGCGCCGCGCGTGGCGGCCAAGCTGGACGTGGCGCAGATCTCGGACATCATCGGCATCGAGTCGGCCGATACGTTCGAGCGTCCGATCTACGCGGGCAACGCGATCGCCACGGTGCAATCGGTCGATGCCGTCAAGGTGATCACCGTGCGCACGACGGCCTTCGACGCGGCCGCGGCCGCGGGCGGTTCGGCGCCGGTGGAAAGCCTGTCCGCCGTGGGCGACGGCGGCAAGTCCTCGTTCGTGGGGCGCGAGGTCGCCAAGAGCGACCGTCCGGAGCTGACCGCGGCCAAGGCCGTGGTGTCGGGCGGACGCGGGATGGGCAGCGCCGAGAACTTCAAGTTGCTCGAGCCGCTGGCGGACAAGCTGGGCGCGGCCATGGGCGCTTCGCGCGCCGCGGTCGACGCGGGCTACGCGCCCAACGACTGGCAGGTGGGCCAGACCGGCAAGATCGTCGCGCCGCAGCTGTACGTGGCGGTGGGGATCTCCGGCGCGATCCAGCACCTGGCGGGCATGAAGGACTCGAAGGTGATCGTGGCGATCAACAAGGACGCCGAGGCGCCGATCTTCGGCGTGGCCGACTACGGGCTGGTGGCGGACCTGTTCACCGCCGTGCCCGAGCTTACGAAAGCGCTGTAAGCGCGAACGCCGCCGCGCCCTTGGGGGGCGGCGGCGCACCCGAACAGGGCCGGGCCGCCGGTCTTGCCGCCGCACGGCCCTCGGTGCCCAACTGACCGGAGGTTTGCATGGCTTACGTGGCTCCACTGCGGGACATCCGATTCGTGCTGAGCGAATTGGCCGGCCTGGACAAGGTTCATCAATTACCCGGTAGCGAGGACGCCGGCCAGGAAGTCGTCGATGCGATCCTGGACGAGAACGCGCGCCTGCTGCAGGACGCGATCGCGCCGCTCAACCGCGACGGCGATCTCCAGCCGCCCGTCTGGTGCGACGGCGCCGTTACCGCTTCGCCGGGATTCGCCCAGGCATTCCGCAGCTTCGTCGAGGGGGGCTGGCAAGGCTTGCAGCATCCCGTGGACTTCGGGGGGCAGGGCCTGCCCAAGGTGGTCGCCACCCCGTGCATGGAAAACCTGAACGCCGCCTGCCTGTCGTTCGCGCTATGCCCGCTGCTGACCGACGGCGCCATCGAGGTGCTGCTGACGGCCGGGACCGAGGAGCAGAAGCGGCGCTTCATCCCCTCGATGATCGATGGCTCCTGGACCGGAACCATGAACCTGACCGAACCGCAGGCCGGGTCGGACCTGTCGCTGGTACGCACGCGCGCCGTCGCGCAGCCCGACGGCAGCTACCGGCTGCACGGGCAGAAGATCTTCATCACCTACGGCGAGCACGACATGGCACGGAACATCGTGCACATGGTGCTGGCCCGGCTGGCCGACGCGCCCGAGGGTGTCAAGGGCCTGTCGCTGTTCGTGGTGCCCAAGTTCCTGGTGAACGACGACGGATCGCTGGGCAAGCGCAACGACGTCTGGTGCGCCTCGATCGAACACAAGCTGGGCATCAAGGCCAGCCCCACGGCCGTGCTGCTGTATGGCGAGGACAAGGGCGAGGTCGGTCCGGGTGCCATCGGCTACCTGGTGGGCGAGCCCAACCGCGGCCTGGAAACCATGTTCATCATGATGAACGCCGCGCGCTTCGCGGTCGGCTTGCAGGGCATCGCGGTGGCCGAGCGCGCCAGCCAGCATGCCGTGGCCTATGCCAAGGACCGCGTGCAGAGCCGGGCGGTCGAGGGTTCCACGGGGCCCGTGGCCATCGTCCATCACCCGGACGTGCGCCGGATGCTGTTGACCATGCGCACGCTGACCGAGGCGGCCCGCGCCGTGGCCTACGTGGCCGCCGGGGCGCACGATTTCGCGCACAGGCATCCCGATGCCCAGATGCGCGCGCGCAACCAGGCCTTCTACGAATACATGGTGCCCATCGTCAAGGGCTTCTCGACCGAGATGGCGGTGGAGGTGGCCTCGCTGGGCATACAGGTGCACGGCGGCATGGGCTTCATCGAGGAAACGGGCGCCGCCCAGTACTACCGCGATGCCCGCATCCTGTCGATCTACGAAGGCACCACCGCCATCCAGGCCAATGACCTGGTGGGGCGCAAGACCGCGCGCGACGGCGGCGCGGTGGCGGCCGCCATCATCGGCCACATGCGCGAGACGCTGGCCGAGCTGGACGGCGACGCGGAACTGTCGGCGCTGCGCGGACAACTGGCCGACGCCATCCAGGCCTACGAGGAAGTGGTCCGCTTCGTGGTCGAGCGCTACCGCGACGACGTGCGCGAGGTCTACGCGGGCAGCGTGCCCTATCTGATGCTGGCCGGGCTCACGCACGGCGGATGGCAGATGGCGCGCGCCGCGCTGGCCTGCCGGCGCCGGATCGCCAAGGGAGA of Pigmentiphaga sp. H8 contains these proteins:
- a CDS encoding electron transfer flavoprotein subunit alpha/FixB family protein; protein product: MAILVIAEHDNAHLRAATLNTITAAQRLGGDVHVLVAGAGVGAAAQAASQVAGVAKVLSADGASLADGLAENVAAQVLAVAQGYSHILFPATAYGKNVAPRVAAKLDVAQISDIIGIESADTFERPIYAGNAIATVQSVDAVKVITVRTTAFDAAAAAGGSAPVESLSAVGDGGKSSFVGREVAKSDRPELTAAKAVVSGGRGMGSAENFKLLEPLADKLGAAMGASRAAVDAGYAPNDWQVGQTGKIVAPQLYVAVGISGAIQHLAGMKDSKVIVAINKDAEAPIFGVADYGLVADLFTAVPELTKAL
- a CDS encoding acyl-CoA dehydrogenase produces the protein MAYVAPLRDIRFVLSELAGLDKVHQLPGSEDAGQEVVDAILDENARLLQDAIAPLNRDGDLQPPVWCDGAVTASPGFAQAFRSFVEGGWQGLQHPVDFGGQGLPKVVATPCMENLNAACLSFALCPLLTDGAIEVLLTAGTEEQKRRFIPSMIDGSWTGTMNLTEPQAGSDLSLVRTRAVAQPDGSYRLHGQKIFITYGEHDMARNIVHMVLARLADAPEGVKGLSLFVVPKFLVNDDGSLGKRNDVWCASIEHKLGIKASPTAVLLYGEDKGEVGPGAIGYLVGEPNRGLETMFIMMNAARFAVGLQGIAVAERASQHAVAYAKDRVQSRAVEGSTGPVAIVHHPDVRRMLLTMRTLTEAARAVAYVAAGAHDFAHRHPDAQMRARNQAFYEYMVPIVKGFSTEMAVEVASLGIQVHGGMGFIEETGAAQYYRDARILSIYEGTTAIQANDLVGRKTARDGGAVAAAIIGHMRETLAELDGDAELSALRGQLADAIQAYEEVVRFVVERYRDDVREVYAGSVPYLMLAGLTHGGWQMARAALACRRRIAKGDVDTFYPAKLAGAQFYCAHLLPRVEALRREILQGGASTLAMPVDAF
- a CDS encoding electron transfer flavoprotein subunit beta/FixA family protein, with translation MKVLVPVKRVVDYNVKVRVKSDQTGVDIANVKMSMNPFDEIAVEEATRLKEKGVATEVLAVSCGVAQCQETLRTAMAIGADRAILVETQEELQPLAVAKLLKALVDKEQPQLVILGKQAIDDDANQTGQMLAALLDWPQATFASKVEVADGKATVTREVDGGLETVALSLPAIVTTDLRLNEPRYVTLPNIMKAKKKSLETVKPEDLGVDVAPRLKTLKVAEPPARKAGVKVADVAELVGKLKNEAKVV